Proteins encoded in a region of the Diabrotica virgifera virgifera chromosome 4, PGI_DIABVI_V3a genome:
- the LOC114327355 gene encoding COMM domain-containing protein 3, whose translation MKNFQDKRASIALAKNSTVINDEIFKKQLENCFQFLTERKEIHATNNLYNSKPDIIKEFYASLLTVTTDFIRQNVNREDITFFLHDECGLSSERTNLYISMLEEKKCQLQIALLNIGSALPHVTDIKWKIDYIVKSSEVESAEGPLFRICLIGEQFDMEKDSKVLKPIHFTCNSVELLDLIYKFKDALRHCNSVTQRVF comes from the exons atgaaGAATTTTCAGGATAAAAGAGCTTCTATAGCTTTAGCGAAAAATTCAACAGTAATTAACGATGAGATCTTTAAAAAACAATTAGAAAATTGCTTTCAATTTTTAACTGAAAGGAAAGAGATTCATG CTACAAACAATCTGTATAATTCAAAACCTGATATCATTAAAGAATTTTATGCTTCCCTTTTAACAGTTACTACAGATTTTATCAGACAAAATGTTAATAGAGAAGACATTACATTCTTTTTACATGATGAGTGTGGTTTATCTTCGGAACGAACAAACCTTTATATAAGCATGTTGGAGGAAAAGAAATGTCAACTACAGATAGCtttattaaatattggaagtgcTTTACCACACGTTACTGATATAAAGTGGAAAATAGACTACATAGTAAAG tctAGTGAAGTGGAATCTGCGGAAGGGCCCCTATTTAGGATATGTTTGATTGGTGAACAGTTTGATATGGAAAAGGATAGTAAAGTTTTAAAGCCCATTCATTTCACCTGCAACTCAGTAGAATTACTAGATTTAATTTATAAGTTTAAAGATGCTCTTAGACACTGTAACTCAGTAACACAGAGGGTTTTCTAA